AGCGCGAGCTGCCCGCGTATCGCGCCGCGCAAATCCGCCGCTGGCTCTACCAGTCCCGGGCCGCGTCGTTCGACGACATGTCCGACTTGCCGCGCGCGGTTCGTGACGCCTTGAAGTCCGAGTTCACCCTCTGGACCAGCCAGATCGTCACTCACAAGCAGGCCGGCGACGGGACCGAAAAGCTACTGCTCGAATGGCACGACAAGCACCGGATCGAGTGCGTCCTGATTCGCGAAGGGGAACGCCGCACGGTCTGCATCAGCACCCAAGTCGGCTGCGCGATGGGCTGTGTGTTTTGCGCCAGCGGCCTGGACGGCGTGGCCCGCAACCTGACCACCGGCGAGATCATCGAACAGATGTTGCGTCTGTCGCGGCTGCTGCCGGCTGAAGAGCGCTTGAGCCATGTCGTGGTGATGGGCATGGGTGAGCCGCTGGCCAATCTGAATCACTTGCTGCCGGCGCTGAAGACGATTTGCGATCCCGAATGCTTCGGCATCAGTCAGCGGCGGGTCACCGTCTCGACCGTCGGGCTGCCACCGGCCCTCGACCGGTTGGCCCAGGAAGAAGCCCACTACCACCTGGCCGTGTCGCTCCACGCGCCCAACGACGAGTTGCGCAATCAACTGGTGCCGGTCAACAAAAACATCGGGCTGGCCGCCGTGCTGGCCGCGGCCGATCGCTACTTCGAGGCCTCGGGGCGACGGCTGACGTTCGAGTACGTCCTGCTCGGCGGTCTGAACGATCGACCCCAGCACGCCAAGCAACTGGTCGGGCTGTTGTCCCGGCGGACGGCCATGCTGAACGTGATTCCTTATAACCCGGTCTCGGGCTTGCCCTACCAGACGCCGACCGCGCGCGACCAAGCCGCGTTTTTGGACATCCTGCGACGCGGCGGAGTTAACGTGCAAGTGCGTGTCCGCAAAGGAGATCAGATCGACGCCGCCTGTGGCCAATTGCGCCGCTCGAACGTCGACGTGGTGACGCTAGCACCGCTGCCGAGCGGTTAAACACTCGGCTTGAGCGCTTTCCGTGATAGTGTAGCGGAAACCAAGCCGGCGGCTCTGCCGCCGATCAAAGGCGACAAAGTCGCCGGCTTGGGTAATCTTGCGCTACAAACTCCCGAGTTGCGTGCTGAGCGTGCGAAAGTCGTCCGAGCGCAAACGGCGGGAAACTTTCCCGGCGCGGCCGGGGTTTAATCGAGTGCGGAGCAGATTCGAGGAAGAGCGCCCTTGTCCAACGGCCTGAGTTCGTCGTCGACCTATGCGCTGCGGGACCCCGACGTCCGGCTGATGCTCGCGGTGCGCAACGACGACGCCACGGCCTTCGAGGAACTGGTGTTGCGCTACCAGAATCGGCTGGTCACGGTGCTCACCCACCTGGTCAGCGACGCCGAGCTGGCCGAAGACCTGGCCCAGGAGGTCTTCTTGCGGATCTATCGCGCGCGAAAGAAGTACACGCCCGGCTCGAAGTTTTCGACCTGGCTGTTTACCATCGCCAACAACGTGGCCAGCAACGCGCGGCGGACGTTGGCCCGGCGGCGCGAAGTGCAAATGGTCGCGCCGGCCGGCGTGGCCACGACCACGACGATGCCGCTCGAGCAAATCGCCCTGGCCGCCAGCGGGCTGATGCCGGCGCGGCAGGTCGACAAGGCCGAGCTAAGGGCTCAGGTCCGCCAGGCGCTCAATTCATTGAATGAGCGCCAGCGATTGGCGGTGCTGTTGAACAAGTTCGAGAACATGAGCTACGCCGACATTGCCGAGACGATGGAGCTATCGCCCGAGGCGGTGAAGTCGTTGTTATCGCGCGCCCGCGTGCAGTTGCGCGAGGTGCTGGAACCCTACCTGGCAACCGGTCGGCAGCGTGAAGCCCAGTAAGTGCGACGCCCAGTAAAAGTGTAAGACCGAGCATGTCTGAGTCTGATTTAAAAGACGAAACGCCCGACGCCAGCCAGGCGACGTTCGAGCAATTGACGGCGTATCTCGACGGCGAGCTCGATGCCGAGCAAAGCCGGCAGATCGACGAGCGCTTGGCCGCCGAGCCGGCGCTGCGCCAGCAGTTGCAACACCTGGAGAAGGCGTGGCGGATGCTCGACGATCTGCCCCGGCAGGAGGTGGCGTCGACCTTCACCTCCACGACCTTGGCCATGGCCGCCGTCCGCGAAGCCGACGAGGCCGCGCTCGAAACGACCGCAGCCGGTGCGTCGCGGCGCTGGGTGTTGTGGCCGGCGGCGTTGTTCTTGGCCGCGGCGGGGGGGTTCCTGGGCGTGGCGCTCGCGCGCCCCGACCCGAATCGGCTGCTGCTCGCAGACTTGCCGGTGATCGAAAACCTGGACGCCTATCGGCACGCCGAAAGCATCGACTTCCTGCGCAAATTGCAGGCCAGCGGGCTGTTCACTGACAAGTCGTCGGGCAGCAAGCCAGCGGACAGCAAGTTGCCAGCGGCGAATCGACCTGGCGAAACCATTGAAGCGAAGGTTGCTGTCAGCGAGAGGTTGAGTCAGCGGCGCGAACGTGTTGCCAAGCTTGCCCCCGCCGATCGGGAACGACTGCTCGACAAGTACGATCGCTACCAGCGGCTTGACGAAGCCGAGCGCGAACGACTTAGACAGCTCGATCGAGACATCAACTCGGCTGCCGACGGCGCGGCGCTGCGCGAGCTGCTGGTCCGCTATGACTTGGCGTTGAATCGGTTGCCGGCGGCTCAGCGGCAGGAACTGCTCGCCTTGCCGGGCGAGCAACGCATCCAGCGAATGCAAGAAGCCCGTCGTGCCGAGCGGTTCGACATGACACGCCGGCTCACCCCGGCCGACGCGGCAGCCGTGGCCGACTGGCTCGAGAAGCTGCTTGCTCGACTGGGACCGGCCGAGGCCGAGCGACTGGTCCGCCGCATTGCGCTACAACAAGGTTTCGCTGGTGACCAAGGGCGTGGGCCGGTCTTCAACGACTTGATGACGCTGCGCGAGCAGTTGTCCGAGCCCGCGCGCGAGCAATTGAACAAAGCCACCACGCCGCAACAGAAGCTGGAAGTTCTGACCGCCTGGATGCGGCAAGGGCTGATGACGCTGGCCATGCGGAAGACCGCGGCGCAGCAAGGTGAGTTGACGCCGGAGCGGATGTGGAACTTCTTCCAGCACGAATTGTCCGACGCCGATCGCCAGCGGCTGATGGGTTTGCCGGCCGAGGAAATGAAGCAGCAACTCTGGCGGCTCTACCAAATTCAGAGTCTGGTGCCGAATCGTCCGGCGGGGTCGCCGAGTGACAACTCGGGGGCGAATCGTCGCCGACCGAACGGCGAGCCGGGCAAGCCGAACGAGCGCGGCAACATCGAGCCGGGCGGCCAGCCGCCGTTCAACCGGCCGAATCAGTTTGGCCCGCGCAATCAGAATCAGACCCCACAGGGTCGGCCGGGCGTAAATCGCGGCATGGGTGGCGCGCCCAACGACGGTGCTAAACCCAAGGATGGCGCTAAACCTGGCGAGGGGCCGAAGCCGCCGGAGAATCAGCGTCCTGCCGCGCCGCCGCCAGTTGCCGACGGCGACTCGGGGCCGAAGTAATCGCCGACGTCGATCGGATGGCCGCGAAGGAACTCGGCGACGTTCATCATCCGTTTGCCGGCAGGTTGCAGCGAATCGATTCGCAACTGCCCAGCGCCGGTTTGCACGAGCAATTCGGTTTCGCCGCTCGCGGCTTGCTTACCCGCGTGGGCGACCTGGCCCGGCGCTCGTTGCGGGGCATCGCTCGCGACGATTTGCACGTGACCGAGGATCAGCCGCAGCGGCGCGCCGCCGTGGGCGCGATGCAAGAACGTCAACGTGCGCGGCCACGGTTCGAACGCGCGGACCTGATCCTTGAGCTGCTGGGCCGTGCGTTGCCAGTCGATCGCGGCGTCGGTCTTGCGCAAGCGGCGCGCCGGTGACACCAACGCCGGGTCTTGTGGAATAGCGCCCGATTGGCCCGCCGCTAGTTGTTCGAGCGCCGTAACCACCAGCGGCGCGCCAAGTTGCGACAGGCGGTGTTCCAAAGCCACGGCGTCTTCATCGGGCTCGATCGGCGTACTTGTGATCGCCAGCGCCGGCCCGGCGTCGACGCGCGGCGTCATTTGAATTACCGTCACGCCACTTTCGGCGTCGCCGTTATAGATGGCCCAATTGATCGGCGCCGCGCCGCGATATTTGGGCAACAGCGACCCGTGCAGGTTCACACCCCCCAGCCGCGCCAGGGCCAGTGTCTCGGGGGCCAGGATTTGACCGTAGTCGGCCACGACCAGGACGTCGGGCTGGTGCTTGGCCAACTCGTCGCGCGCTTCGGGTGTGTTGATCGACTCGGGGTCGAAGATCGGAATGTTGTGCCGCTCGCCGGCTGCGCGCATGGGATTCGGCGGCGGGCCGCCGCGGCCATGCTCCGCGGGGCGCGGCTTGGTGACCAGCAGCAACACTTGATGACGCGAAGCGAGCAGCGCCTCGAACATGGGGACCGCGAACGGGCCGGTTCCCATGACGATGATGCGGAGTGGGGCGGAACCGTGGGGGAGTGGGGGTGTGGGGGCGTGGGAGGGTGACGAGTCGGAGTCGTTGGGGCGGGCGTTTTCTGTCACGGTGGCCGCCCTTGGTTAGCTGCGCTGGGCTTCGAGTTCGGCGATGCGAGCGGCGATTTGCGCGTCGCCGGGAATCTCGCCCCGCTCGCGCCGCTGGGCGAACTCGGTTTCGAACTCGGCAATCTGATCCTTCGACGCCAGCAACTGGGTCGGACTGAGCCGATCGATGAACAGCACCCCATCCAGGTGATCGTTCTCGTGTTGCAACACCCGGGCGAAGCGCCCCTTGGCTTCCAGCCGGATCGGCTTGCCGGCAAGATCGAACGCTTCGAGCGACACCTGGGCCGGCCGCCGCACCTGGGCGTAAAGGCCCGGCAGGCTCAAGCAACCTTCTTCGTCTTCTTCGGAGCCTTTGTGCTTGCTGAGGACCGGATTCAAAATGACGAACTCCTCGTCCTTCAAGCCCGGATCCCCCGACTCGTTGACGATGAACAGCCGATAGGGCAAATCGACTTGCGTGGCGGCGAGCCCGCACCCCTTGTGCTTGTACATCAGCTCGAACATCTCGGCGACCATGCCGCGCAGCTCGGCATCGACGCGGCGCAGCGGGAGCGCCTTGCGACGAAGCGTAGGGTGCGGGTAGGTGATAATGCGCAGCGGCACGCCAGCAATCTCCGATCGGCAGGGAAACGGACAATTATAGCCAGCCGGGCAGTCTTGGGGCAGGGCTGGTGGGGACTAACCACGGAGACACCGAGGCACGGAGGTTTGCACGGAGAGGAGACGGCGGAGAACGCAGGGGAGCAAGGGGGCAGGGAGGGTGAGTGACGCAGTTGATGCATGCAGAAATCGCCGATAATGCTCGACATTTATTCGATCGAATGCGACGATGGGTATATCGGAAGCCAATCGGGAGTGGAACCATGATGTCGCGAGAACAAATCGCTCAACAGGCATTGGCGCTGAATGCCGAAGACCGCATGTACGTTGCCGACGTGTTGGAGCAGAGCCTGTCGAACGACGGTTTTGCCACCCCTGAAATCGCTGCGGCGTGGTCAGCGGAGATCGAGCGACGGCTGGCGGAGTATGAGCGCGGCGAGGTCAAAGGCTTGGATGCCGATGAGGTTCTAGTTCGCTTGCACGAGCGATTGGCCGCCTTCCGCAAGCAGCAGGCGTCCTCGTGAAGGTGATTGTACTCCCACGAGCTGAGCTCGAAGTGAGCGAAGCGTCCCTTTGGTACGACAACCAGTCGGTCGGGTTGGGGGCCAGGTTTCTATCGACGTTCGGCGAGTCGCTGCGGCAGATCAGTCTTGCTCCGCAGCGCGCGCCCCTGCTGGAAGGGCTTCCCAGCTCTCGTGGCGTTCGCCGCATTCGCCTTGCACCGTTTCCGTATCTAGTGGTGTATGCGGTTGCAAATGAGCAAGTGACCGTTGTGGCGGTGAGTCACGCCAGCCGTCGGCCGTTTTATTGGCTGCCGCGATTGAAGCGGGGCGAATGATTGGTTCCTGGCTCTCAGCACCGCGTGCGGCGGCTGATTAGGTATTCCATCAGCGCGCGGTCGAATTGCATGCTGGTGTCCAGCGGCACATAGTCGACGCCGGTCTGGGCGCAGTCGCGGCGATACTCGTCGCGGAACGACTCGATCTGTTCCAGGTATTCGTGCCGGTAGCCGGCGGCGTCGAGCGTCAGCTTCTCGTTCGCCTCGGGGTCTTCCAACTCGACCATGCCGTCGAACGGAAACCGCACCTCGGCTTCGTCCAAAATGTGGAACAAGATCACGTCATGCCCGCCGTGGCGCAGTCGATGCAGCGCGCGCAGCACCGGTTCCGGGTCGGCCAGCAGATCGCTGAAGATCATCACCAGACTGCGGTGCTTGAGCATGGCGGCGATCTGGATGATCGACTTGGCGATCTCGGTCTTGCCGGTCGGTTGCAGCTTGGCCAGCAGCGACAAGATATTGGCCAACTGCGTGCGCTTGGACCGAGGGGGCAGACTGTTGCGAATTCGCTCGTCGAAGGTGATCAGGCCGACCGGGTCTTGCTGGTGGATCATCAAGTAGCCCAGGGCCGCGGCCAGGCAGATGGCGTAGTCGAACTTGTTCATCTGCTGCCGGTAGGTGTAGGCCATTGACCGGCTCAGGTCCATCACCAGGTAGCCGGTGATGTTCGTCTCGGCCTCGAACTTTTTGACGTAGTACTTGTCGGTCTTGGCGTAGACCAGCCAGTCGATGTCTTGCGGATTGTCCCCTGGGGTGTACTTGCGGTGCTCGCTGAACTCGACCGAAAAGCCCTGGAACGGGCTGGCGTGCAGACCTTGCAAGAAGCCTTTGACGATGAACTGCGCGCGCAGATCAAGCCGCGAAATCTGCCGCGCAACGTCAGGGCGTAAATACTTCTCAGCCGCGGTCATCTGTTGAGCTTCAGTTCAGCAGGTTTTTCAGCGCAAAGACGCAAAGGAAATTGCAAAAGAGTTGAATCGCGGGGGACTCTGAGAATCGCGGAGAGGGAAGTTGATATGAAAGTTTCTCCGCGTCTCTCTGCGATCTCTGCGTTTCAAATGTCTTTGGTATTCTTTGCGCCCTTTGCGTCTTTGCGGTTCAAACTCTCCGCTCACTCGAACTTCGGAATTTCCGGCACGGGGATTTCCTTGATCAGCCGTTGGATCACTTCTTCGCTGCTCATCCCTTCGGCCTGGGCCTGGAAGTTCGTGCTGATGCGGTGTCGCAGCACCGGGACCGCCACGCGCTGGATGTCTTCGATGGCCACCGAAAAGCGGCCATCCATCGCGGCCAGCGCCTTGCCGCCGTGAATCAAGAACTGCCCGGCGCGCGGACCCCCTCCCCAATCGACCAGCTCTTGCACAAATTTCGGCGCGCTGGGGTCCTTGGGGCGCGTGGCCCGGACCAGCCGCGACACGTACTTGATGATGTACTCGCTGACCGCTACCGAGTTGACCAGCTTTTGCAGATTCAGGATCGCGCGCCCCGACAACACCTTGCGCACCTCGGGGCGCTCGCCGCGCGTGGTCGCGGCGAGAATCTGTTCCTCTTCGCTGGCGGTCGGGTAGCCGACCTTGATGTTGAACATGAACCGGTCGAGCTGCGCCTCGGGCAGCGGGTAGGTTCCTTCCTGCTCGATCGGGTTCTGGGTGGCGATCGTGAAGAACGGCTCGGGCAGGGTGTAGGTCTGCTGCCCGACCGAGATTTCGCGCTCCTGCATCGCCTGCAACAGCGCGGCCTGCGTCTTGGGCGGCGTGCGGTTGATTTCGTCGGCCAACAGAATGTTGGTGAAGATCGGCCCTTCGACAAAGCGGAAGTTCCGCCGGCCGTGCTCGTCTTCTTCCAGCACGTTGGTCCCGGTGATGTCCGACGGCATCAGGTCGGGCGTGAACTGAATGCGCTTGAACTGCACGTCCAGAATCTTGGCCAGCGTGCTCACCATCAACGTCTTGGCCAGCCCCGGCACCCCTTCGAGCAGGCAGTGCCCGCGGGTAAAGATAGCCGCGAACAGTTGCTCGATCACCTCGTTCTGGCCGACGATGACCTTTTGCAATTCCTCCTGCATGAGCCGCCGGTGTTGGCTGAACTCGCGCAGCACGTCTCCCAAGTTGCGGGTACTTCCGGTAGACAACGCAGCTCCTTCGCGCAGCGGTTCTTTCGATGTTGTCAGACGCCGTCGGGCACGTCCGGTATCTTATCGGTTGGTTTGTGATCGGGCTACGGTCGGCAGCGTCCGGCGGTCGAGCGCTGGCGGCATGGCGGGTTCGCAAGTTCGCTTCCGCCGGGCAAATGCTATGATGTAAGCAGGTCAGTTCGATGAATCTGCTTGCTGTACGAACGGTCGCGGAGCGCGGTTCTTTTCCGGCGTTGCTTTTCAGCAAAGGATGGTCGCCATCGTGAGTTCAATGGCCGCTCGACTGGTGCTGATCGGACTGCTTGTCATTGCCACCACGGGCCGCTCGGCCCGGGCCGATATCGACGCCGAGCGGGTCCGCAAGGCGATCGAGTTGGGAACGACCAAGCTGCTGGCCATGCAGGACCAGCGGAGCGGCACCTGGCAAGAGCACCCGGGCCTGCCCGGCGGGGTGACGGCGCTGTGTACCCTGTCGCTGATCACGGCGGGCGTCAGTGTACACGATCCGCAGGTGCAAAAATCGCTGACGCTGTTGCGCAGCCTGCGGCCGCGGATGACGTACACCTGTTCGCTCCAGACGCTCGTGCTCTGCGCGGCCGAGCCCCAGAAGGATCTGCTGCGGATTCGCGAGAACGTGCAATGGCTCGAAAGCCAGCAGATTCGCGAAAATGAAAAGAAGGGAGCCTGGGGTTACGGCAACAGCCAAGGGACCGGCGACAACTCGAACACCCAGTTCGCCATGCTCGCCTTGCACGAGGCGCGGCGCGTGGGCGTGCCCGTCAGCAAACAGACGTGGAAGCTGGCGCTGGCCTATTGGCTGCGAACCCAGAACTTGGACGGGTCGTGGGGATACATGGAAGGCGCGCCCGGCACGGGCAGCATGACCTGCGCCGGCATTGCGGCCGTGGTGATCGCGTCGGAAGAATTGGCCGAGACCAGCGCCGAGGTGCATGGCGACCAGATCCGTTGCTGTGGCGATGCGCCCGACGACACGCCGGTGCAGCGCGCGCTGCAATGGCTGGGCAGCCATTTCAAGGTCGAAACCAACCCGGGCATGGCGCGCAACTGGCTGCTCTATTACCTGTACGGCGTCGAGCGCGTCGGCCGGCTAACCAATCAACGCTTCCTGGGCGGCCACGATTGGTATCGCGAAGGGGCCAACATGCTGGTCGAAATGCAGGACCGCAAGGGGGGGCTGTGGGTCGGCCCCGGCACCGGCGAAGATAGTCCCAGCGTAGCCACGCCGCTGGCGCTGCTGTTTCTGTCGAAGGGCCGCCGGCCGGTGCTGATCAGCAAGCTGAAGCACGAGCCGAGCAAGGACTGGAACCATCATCCCAACGACTTGGGGAATCTGACCGAGTACGCCGAGACGCGCTGGAAGCGCGACATGACCTGGCAAGTGATCGATTGGCCCCGTGCGTCGAGCGACGACTTGCTGCAATCGCCGGTCGTCTGGTTGTCGGGGCGCGACAAGTTGCAACTGACCGATGCGCAAGTTGCGTCGCTGCGCGACTACGTCGATCGGGGTGGTTTTCTATTCGCCGAGCAATGCTGCGGCGGCAAGGACTTCGACCAGTCGTTCCGCGCGCTGGTCAAACGAATGTTCCCCGAGGTCGAACACGAACTGCGCTTGCTGCCGCCCGAGCATCCGATCTGGACGGCCGAAGAGCGAGTCGACTCGAATTATTTGAAGCCGCTGTGGGGGATCGACGTCGGTTGTCGCACGGCCGTGGCGTATTGTCCCGAGGATCTGGGGTGTTATTGGGAAGTGGCGTCGCCGATGCGCGACGAATGGCTCAGGGGACGTCCACGCGCGCAGGTCGAAGCGGCTCGGTCGCTGGGCTTGAACGTGCTGGCCTATGCCACCAATCGAGAGCTGCGCGGCAAGCTCGATGAAATCGCGCCGCCGCTGGCGAGCCACGATCGCGACAAAGTCGAGCGGGCCAAAATCTGGGTCGGCAAGGTGCGCCATGCTGGCGGGTGGAACGTGGCGCCGGCCGCGCTGCCGAACTTGATGAACATCGTCCAGCGCGAAGCGGGACTGCGGGTGCGGCTCGACGCCGAAGACCTGAGCCTGGATGACCCCGCGCTCTTCCAGCATCACATGCTGTTCATGCACGGTCGGCACAGCTTTAAGTTCAGCGAAGCCGAGCGCGCCAAGCTGCGGACCTATGTGGCCCGGGGCGGGTGCATTCTGGCCGATTCGATTTGCTCGAGCCCGGAGTTTACGAACGCGATGCGGCAAGAGATGGCGGCAGTCTTTCCCGATCATCCACTGGAACGGATTCCGCCGGCGCACCCGATGTTCACCAAGAAGTATGGCGGCTTCGACGTGCGGACGGTGAGCCTGCGCGAAGCGCAGCCGGCGGCCGGTGGTGGGCCGCGCAAGCTGATCACGCGCGATGGCCCGCCCGACCTGGAAGGGATCAAAATCGACGGGCACTATGGAGTGATCTTCTCGCCGCACGATCTAAGCTGCTCGCTCGAGCGCCACGAATCGATCGAGTGTGCTGGCTATGCGCGCAAGGATGCTGCGCAAATTGGGCTGAACGTGGTGATGTACTCGCTCTACGAGTGATGCGGGGCGGAGAGGGGCTAGGGGTGAGAGGCGAGGGGCTAGCAGATTTTGGGTGGCCGCGGCAACTCATTGTCGGGGCGGCGCAGCCGCACGAGGGCATGCTAGCGGTTGCAATCGCGAGCGATTTTCACCGTGTTCCGAGCCCTCTTGTCGCTGGCGCGACCCCGACAAGCGAGTTGTCGGGGCTACCCCACGTTGAACGCGGGAAACTCACCTGCGATGTGGGCCTCGAAAACGCCCCAGCCAGCAGGGCTAGCGTCTGAGCGTAAACGGCTTATTGGCAAACGGCTTGAGTAGCGCCAGCGGACCTCAAGTTGCCTTGCTGCGAACAGGGGGCAAACCTATAATCCCGCCCCACCTGAACACTCAGGCCCCACCCGGTCAGTCTCCTCGTCTGCAACTCATCGCTCGTTTGGTTCGCAAGCCGGTCGCTCTCCCCGAGTTATCGCCGGCCTGCGCGTGTTCGCAAGGACGCTCTTCTGCTTTTCGTTCGTCGGCCAAATTGTTGGCGCGATTTGTCGCGCGCGCGAACTGTCGATCGCGCGCCGTGGCGCTGGTGGTGCGCGCTGGGGGCCGCGCTGGTCGTGTCGCTAAGCTGTGCCGCGCCGCTGCAAGCGCAGATCGAGCCGCCCCGACCCGACAAGAACGAGACGATCGAAATCTCGGCCCAAGAAGCGCATCGCTGGACGCAAGGGCCGTATGAAGTCTGGTGGCTCACCGGGCAGTGCGCGCTGAAGCAAGGGGCCACCGTGGCCCGCGGCAACGAAGCCGTGCTGTGGATCAAGCGCTCGGGCGAATTCGGCGATCGCCAGAACTTTGTCACGGCCTACTTCGAAGGCCAGGTGCAAATCGATTACCAGCGTGCCGGCTTCCCCTACAAGCTGCAAGACGCCACCTGGTTTGGCGAGTTCTTTAGCACCGCGCCGGTCGTGGTCCGCACACCGCCGCCGCGCTCGGAACCGGCCGTGAAACCGGCGGTGTTCCAGCGCGCCCAGGCGCGGCGCGACCCGCTGTTGGGCCAATCGATCCACCGCACCCAGTTCCAGCCCGAGGGCGTGCCGGCGCCGGCGGCGTTGCCGTCGGCAGGTCGCCGCTTGCGGGCCTACCCGCGGGGCGGCGCCCGGGTGCAGGCCTCGTGGTTTTCGGTGCCCGAGCGACAAGAGTGGGTGGCGGTGATCACCTCGGGCGTGAATCTGATCGTGGACAACGATCCGACGATCGGCACGCTCGACATTGCCGCCGATCGACTGGTGCTGTGGACGCGTGGCGCCGAGCAGCCCGACCTGGCCGGCCAGACGGCCCAGGCCGCCGGCACGCCGATGGAGTTGTACCTGGAAGGGAACGTGACGTTCCGCCAGGGGGACCGCGTCATCTACGCCAATCGCGTCTATTACGACGTGAACAACCAGTTGGGCACGTTGGTCGAAGCCGACTTAAACGCGCCGGTCCCGTCGTACTTGGGCGTGGTCCGTTTGAAGAGCGATCTGATTCAGCAGGTGGGCAAGAACCGCTTCGTGGCGCGTGAAACCTCGGTGACGACCAGCAAGTTCGAACTGCCGACCTACCGGCT
Above is a genomic segment from Planctomycetota bacterium containing:
- the rlmN gene encoding 23S rRNA (adenine(2503)-C(2))-methyltransferase RlmN; this encodes MRPILDLSFDDLKAWLAERELPAYRAAQIRRWLYQSRAASFDDMSDLPRAVRDALKSEFTLWTSQIVTHKQAGDGTEKLLLEWHDKHRIECVLIREGERRTVCISTQVGCAMGCVFCASGLDGVARNLTTGEIIEQMLRLSRLLPAEERLSHVVVMGMGEPLANLNHLLPALKTICDPECFGISQRRVTVSTVGLPPALDRLAQEEAHYHLAVSLHAPNDELRNQLVPVNKNIGLAAVLAAADRYFEASGRRLTFEYVLLGGLNDRPQHAKQLVGLLSRRTAMLNVIPYNPVSGLPYQTPTARDQAAFLDILRRGGVNVQVRVRKGDQIDAACGQLRRSNVDVVTLAPLPSG
- a CDS encoding sigma-70 family RNA polymerase sigma factor codes for the protein MLAVRNDDATAFEELVLRYQNRLVTVLTHLVSDAELAEDLAQEVFLRIYRARKKYTPGSKFSTWLFTIANNVASNARRTLARRREVQMVAPAGVATTTTMPLEQIALAASGLMPARQVDKAELRAQVRQALNSLNERQRLAVLLNKFENMSYADIAETMELSPEAVKSLLSRARVQLREVLEPYLATGRQREAQ
- a CDS encoding methionyl-tRNA formyltransferase produces the protein MGTGPFAVPMFEALLASRHQVLLLVTKPRPAEHGRGGPPPNPMRAAGERHNIPIFDPESINTPEARDELAKHQPDVLVVADYGQILAPETLALARLGGVNLHGSLLPKYRGAAPINWAIYNGDAESGVTVIQMTPRVDAGPALAITSTPIEPDEDAVALEHRLSQLGAPLVVTALEQLAAGQSGAIPQDPALVSPARRLRKTDAAIDWQRTAQQLKDQVRAFEPWPRTLTFLHRAHGGAPLRLILGHVQIVASDAPQRAPGQVAHAGKQAASGETELLVQTGAGQLRIDSLQPAGKRMMNVAEFLRGHPIDVGDYFGPESPSATGGGAAGR
- the def gene encoding peptide deformylase → MPLRIITYPHPTLRRKALPLRRVDAELRGMVAEMFELMYKHKGCGLAATQVDLPYRLFIVNESGDPGLKDEEFVILNPVLSKHKGSEEDEEGCLSLPGLYAQVRRPAQVSLEAFDLAGKPIRLEAKGRFARVLQHENDHLDGVLFIDRLSPTQLLASKDQIAEFETEFAQRRERGEIPGDAQIAARIAELEAQRS
- a CDS encoding addiction module protein, producing the protein MMSREQIAQQALALNAEDRMYVADVLEQSLSNDGFATPEIAAAWSAEIERRLAEYERGEVKGLDADEVLVRLHERLAAFRKQQASS
- a CDS encoding type II toxin-antitoxin system RelE/ParE family toxin, which produces MSEASLWYDNQSVGLGARFLSTFGESLRQISLAPQRAPLLEGLPSSRGVRRIRLAPFPYLVVYAVANEQVTVVAVSHASRRPFYWLPRLKRGE
- a CDS encoding DUF58 domain-containing protein, which gives rise to MTAAEKYLRPDVARQISRLDLRAQFIVKGFLQGLHASPFQGFSVEFSEHRKYTPGDNPQDIDWLVYAKTDKYYVKKFEAETNITGYLVMDLSRSMAYTYRQQMNKFDYAICLAAALGYLMIHQQDPVGLITFDERIRNSLPPRSKRTQLANILSLLAKLQPTGKTEIAKSIIQIAAMLKHRSLVMIFSDLLADPEPVLRALHRLRHGGHDVILFHILDEAEVRFPFDGMVELEDPEANEKLTLDAAGYRHEYLEQIESFRDEYRRDCAQTGVDYVPLDTSMQFDRALMEYLISRRTRC
- a CDS encoding MoxR family ATPase, translated to MLREFSQHRRLMQEELQKVIVGQNEVIEQLFAAIFTRGHCLLEGVPGLAKTLMVSTLAKILDVQFKRIQFTPDLMPSDITGTNVLEEDEHGRRNFRFVEGPIFTNILLADEINRTPPKTQAALLQAMQEREISVGQQTYTLPEPFFTIATQNPIEQEGTYPLPEAQLDRFMFNIKVGYPTASEEEQILAATTRGERPEVRKVLSGRAILNLQKLVNSVAVSEYIIKYVSRLVRATRPKDPSAPKFVQELVDWGGGPRAGQFLIHGGKALAAMDGRFSVAIEDIQRVAVPVLRHRISTNFQAQAEGMSSEEVIQRLIKEIPVPEIPKFE
- a CDS encoding DUF4159 domain-containing protein, which encodes MSSMAARLVLIGLLVIATTGRSARADIDAERVRKAIELGTTKLLAMQDQRSGTWQEHPGLPGGVTALCTLSLITAGVSVHDPQVQKSLTLLRSLRPRMTYTCSLQTLVLCAAEPQKDLLRIRENVQWLESQQIRENEKKGAWGYGNSQGTGDNSNTQFAMLALHEARRVGVPVSKQTWKLALAYWLRTQNLDGSWGYMEGAPGTGSMTCAGIAAVVIASEELAETSAEVHGDQIRCCGDAPDDTPVQRALQWLGSHFKVETNPGMARNWLLYYLYGVERVGRLTNQRFLGGHDWYREGANMLVEMQDRKGGLWVGPGTGEDSPSVATPLALLFLSKGRRPVLISKLKHEPSKDWNHHPNDLGNLTEYAETRWKRDMTWQVIDWPRASSDDLLQSPVVWLSGRDKLQLTDAQVASLRDYVDRGGFLFAEQCCGGKDFDQSFRALVKRMFPEVEHELRLLPPEHPIWTAEERVDSNYLKPLWGIDVGCRTAVAYCPEDLGCYWEVASPMRDEWLRGRPRAQVEAARSLGLNVLAYATNRELRGKLDEIAPPLASHDRDKVERAKIWVGKVRHAGGWNVAPAALPNLMNIVQREAGLRVRLDAEDLSLDDPALFQHHMLFMHGRHSFKFSEAERAKLRTYVARGGCILADSICSSPEFTNAMRQEMAAVFPDHPLERIPPAHPMFTKKYGGFDVRTVSLREAQPAAGGGPRKLITRDGPPDLEGIKIDGHYGVIFSPHDLSCSLERHESIECAGYARKDAAQIGLNVVMYSLYE